Proteins encoded in a region of the Oncorhynchus gorbuscha isolate QuinsamMale2020 ecotype Even-year linkage group LG16, OgorEven_v1.0, whole genome shotgun sequence genome:
- the LOC123998845 gene encoding protein phosphatase methylesterase 1-like isoform X1, with protein sequence MEKQLHLNVLASRPPVSGGLQSRSKMRMGPGRKRDFSPLSWSEYFEAMEDVEVENDNGKDTFRIYCSGQHGPVLLLLHGGGHSALSWAVFTAVIYNRINCRVVAMDLRAHGDTKVKNSDDLSAETMAKWEETGRDLRQCWRITVRGWREPVGERGGLSQMSYRLLLSPIETLICCLMDIGKVVETLYGENPPPIMMIGHSMGGAIAVHTAAANHVPSLLGLCVIDVVEGTAMDALNSMQNFLRSRPKTFKSVENAIEWSVKSGQIRNVESARVSMGGQVKKCEEPLNSPGVSKSIRDGIIEEEEEEEEEGESNHKRKKEDDQEVKKDTLYTWQIDLSKTEKYWEGWFSGLSALFLSCPVPKLLLLAGVDRLDKDLTIGQMQGKFQMQVLPQCGHAVHEDAPEKVADALASFMVRHKFTEFKEGFLC encoded by the exons ACCTGGACGGAAGAGAGACTTCTCCCCACTCTCCTGGAGTGAATACTTTGAAGCGATGGAAGATGTAGAAGTGGAAAACGATAACGGCAAAGAT ACGTTCAGAATCTACTGCAGCGGCCAGCATGGTCCTGTGCTGCTCCTGCTCCATGGAGGAGGCCACTCTGCTCTCTCCTGGGCTGTGTTCACT GCGGTGATATACAACAGAATTAACTGCCGGGTGGTGGCTATGGACCTCCGGGCCCATG GTGACACAAAAGTAAAGAATTCTGACGATCTCTCAGCGGAAACAATGGCCAA ATGGGAGGAAACTGGACGGGACCTGAGGCAGTGTTGGAGGATTACTGTAAGGGGGTGGAGAGAACCTGTTGGAGAGCGAGGAGGACTGAGTCAGATGAGCTATCGGCTGCTGCTGTCTCCCATTGAGACACTGATCTGCTGTTTGAT GGACATTGGCAAAGTGGTGGAAACACTCTATGGAGAAAACCCACCTCCGATCATGATGATTGGACACAGCATGGGTGGAGCTATAGCAGTTCATACCGCTGCGGCAAACCACGTGCCGTCTTTACTTGGCCTGTGTGTGATTGATGTTGTGGAAG GCACAGCAATGGATGCCTTAAACAGTATGCAGAATTTCCTCAGGAGTCGGCCAAAGACCTTTAAGTCTGTGGAGAATGCCATTGAGTGGAG TGTGAAGAGTGGACAGATCCGAAACGTTGAGTCAGCCCGGGTGTCCATGGGAGGCCAGGTGAAAAA ATGTGAGGAACCCCTCAACAGTCCAGGCGTCTCCAAGAGCATCAGAGACGGCATcattgaagaggaagaggaggaagaagaggaaggagaatcCAACCACAAAAGAAAGAAGGAGGATGACCAAGAG GTGAAGAAGGATACCCTTTATACCTGGCAGATTGATCTATCAAAGACAGAGAAGTACTGGGAGGGCTGGTTCAGTGGCCTGTCTGCCCTATTCCTTTCCTGTCCTGTGCCAAAACTGCTCCTGCTCGCTG GTGTGGACAGGCTTGACAAAGATCTCACAATTGGACAGATGCAAG GGAAGTTCCAGATGCAGGTGCTCCCTCAGTGCGGCCATGCTGTCCATGAGGACGCCCCTGAAAAA GTAGCAGATGCTCTGGCCTCGTTCATGGTCCGTCACAAGTTCACTGAATTTAAGGAGGGTTTCCTGTG CTAA
- the LOC123998845 gene encoding protein phosphatase methylesterase 1-like isoform X3 — MDLRAHGDTKVKNSDDLSAETMAKWEETGRDLRQCWRITVRGWREPVGERGGLSQMSYRLLLSPIETLICCLMDIGKVVETLYGENPPPIMMIGHSMGGAIAVHTAAANHVPSLLGLCVIDVVEGTAMDALNSMQNFLRSRPKTFKSVENAIEWSVKSGQIRNVESARVSMGGQVKKCEEPLNSPGVSKSIRDGIIEEEEEEEEEGESNHKRKKEDDQEVKKDTLYTWQIDLSKTEKYWEGWFSGLSALFLSCPVPKLLLLAGVDRLDKDLTIGQMQGKFQMQVLPQCGHAVHEDAPEKVADALASFMVRHKFTEFKEGFLC; from the exons ATGGACCTCCGGGCCCATG GTGACACAAAAGTAAAGAATTCTGACGATCTCTCAGCGGAAACAATGGCCAA ATGGGAGGAAACTGGACGGGACCTGAGGCAGTGTTGGAGGATTACTGTAAGGGGGTGGAGAGAACCTGTTGGAGAGCGAGGAGGACTGAGTCAGATGAGCTATCGGCTGCTGCTGTCTCCCATTGAGACACTGATCTGCTGTTTGAT GGACATTGGCAAAGTGGTGGAAACACTCTATGGAGAAAACCCACCTCCGATCATGATGATTGGACACAGCATGGGTGGAGCTATAGCAGTTCATACCGCTGCGGCAAACCACGTGCCGTCTTTACTTGGCCTGTGTGTGATTGATGTTGTGGAAG GCACAGCAATGGATGCCTTAAACAGTATGCAGAATTTCCTCAGGAGTCGGCCAAAGACCTTTAAGTCTGTGGAGAATGCCATTGAGTGGAG TGTGAAGAGTGGACAGATCCGAAACGTTGAGTCAGCCCGGGTGTCCATGGGAGGCCAGGTGAAAAA ATGTGAGGAACCCCTCAACAGTCCAGGCGTCTCCAAGAGCATCAGAGACGGCATcattgaagaggaagaggaggaagaagaggaaggagaatcCAACCACAAAAGAAAGAAGGAGGATGACCAAGAG GTGAAGAAGGATACCCTTTATACCTGGCAGATTGATCTATCAAAGACAGAGAAGTACTGGGAGGGCTGGTTCAGTGGCCTGTCTGCCCTATTCCTTTCCTGTCCTGTGCCAAAACTGCTCCTGCTCGCTG GTGTGGACAGGCTTGACAAAGATCTCACAATTGGACAGATGCAAG GGAAGTTCCAGATGCAGGTGCTCCCTCAGTGCGGCCATGCTGTCCATGAGGACGCCCCTGAAAAA GTAGCAGATGCTCTGGCCTCGTTCATGGTCCGTCACAAGTTCACTGAATTTAAGGAGGGTTTCCTGTG CTAA
- the LOC123998845 gene encoding protein phosphatase methylesterase 1-like isoform X2, with translation MEKQLHLNVLASRPPVSGGLQSRSKMRMGPGRKRDFSPLSWSEYFEAMEDVEVENDNGKDTFRIYCSGQHGPVLLLLHGGGHSALSWAVFTAVIYNRINCRVVAMDLRAHGDTKVKNSDDLSAETMAKDIGKVVETLYGENPPPIMMIGHSMGGAIAVHTAAANHVPSLLGLCVIDVVEGTAMDALNSMQNFLRSRPKTFKSVENAIEWSVKSGQIRNVESARVSMGGQVKKCEEPLNSPGVSKSIRDGIIEEEEEEEEEGESNHKRKKEDDQEVKKDTLYTWQIDLSKTEKYWEGWFSGLSALFLSCPVPKLLLLAGVDRLDKDLTIGQMQGKFQMQVLPQCGHAVHEDAPEKVADALASFMVRHKFTEFKEGFLC, from the exons ACCTGGACGGAAGAGAGACTTCTCCCCACTCTCCTGGAGTGAATACTTTGAAGCGATGGAAGATGTAGAAGTGGAAAACGATAACGGCAAAGAT ACGTTCAGAATCTACTGCAGCGGCCAGCATGGTCCTGTGCTGCTCCTGCTCCATGGAGGAGGCCACTCTGCTCTCTCCTGGGCTGTGTTCACT GCGGTGATATACAACAGAATTAACTGCCGGGTGGTGGCTATGGACCTCCGGGCCCATG GTGACACAAAAGTAAAGAATTCTGACGATCTCTCAGCGGAAACAATGGCCAA GGACATTGGCAAAGTGGTGGAAACACTCTATGGAGAAAACCCACCTCCGATCATGATGATTGGACACAGCATGGGTGGAGCTATAGCAGTTCATACCGCTGCGGCAAACCACGTGCCGTCTTTACTTGGCCTGTGTGTGATTGATGTTGTGGAAG GCACAGCAATGGATGCCTTAAACAGTATGCAGAATTTCCTCAGGAGTCGGCCAAAGACCTTTAAGTCTGTGGAGAATGCCATTGAGTGGAG TGTGAAGAGTGGACAGATCCGAAACGTTGAGTCAGCCCGGGTGTCCATGGGAGGCCAGGTGAAAAA ATGTGAGGAACCCCTCAACAGTCCAGGCGTCTCCAAGAGCATCAGAGACGGCATcattgaagaggaagaggaggaagaagaggaaggagaatcCAACCACAAAAGAAAGAAGGAGGATGACCAAGAG GTGAAGAAGGATACCCTTTATACCTGGCAGATTGATCTATCAAAGACAGAGAAGTACTGGGAGGGCTGGTTCAGTGGCCTGTCTGCCCTATTCCTTTCCTGTCCTGTGCCAAAACTGCTCCTGCTCGCTG GTGTGGACAGGCTTGACAAAGATCTCACAATTGGACAGATGCAAG GGAAGTTCCAGATGCAGGTGCTCCCTCAGTGCGGCCATGCTGTCCATGAGGACGCCCCTGAAAAA GTAGCAGATGCTCTGGCCTCGTTCATGGTCCGTCACAAGTTCACTGAATTTAAGGAGGGTTTCCTGTG CTAA